The following proteins are co-located in the Limanda limanda chromosome 5, fLimLim1.1, whole genome shotgun sequence genome:
- the slc6a4b gene encoding solute carrier family 6 member 4b, which produces MPRQDSAVMAGTLTHQGSPNPGYSPNNNAVPVPAITQTDSRDKWSKKMDFLLSVIGFAVDLGNVWRFPYVCYQNGGGAFLIPYILMAIFGGVPLFYMELALGQFHRTGAISIWKHICPIFKGIGYAICIIALYVSFYYNTIIAWALFYFYSSFNSVLPWTSCDNVWNTPDCTNYFGIDNVTWTNSSRSPAEEFYTRNVLEIHKSSGLDNVGSVRWQLVLCLFLIFTIVYFSLWKGVKTSGKVVWVTATLPYIVLFILLIRGATLPGAWRGVVFYLKPQWGKLLETSVWVDAAAQIFFSLGPGFGVLLALSSYNPFTNNCYRDAIVTSLVNCLTSFVSGFVIFTVLGYMAEMRKVEVEDVARDKGPSLLFITYPEAIANMMGSTFFAIIFFVMMITLGLDSTFGGLEAIITAVLDEYPDHFSNRRELFVLGLVIACFLGSLSTLTYGGAYVVKLLEEFGVGCSIIAVVFLEVIAVSWFYGIQRFSRDVEAMLGKAPGLFWKVCWVAISPAFLAYIIVSSLLKAPPLTLFDYKYPDWSIIVGYLIGFSSFMWIPIYMVYKLVWTPGSLKQRLAVCLRPERTIPDIHADSLNMASVP; this is translated from the exons ATGCCCCGACAGGACTCAGCGGTCATGGCCGGCACTCTGACCCACCAGGGCTCCCCTAACCCGGGCTACAGCCCCAACAACAACGCCGTCCCGGTGCCGGCCATCACGCAGACGGACTCCAGGGACAAATGGAGCAAAAAGATGGATTTCCTCTTGTCTGTCATTGGCTTTGCGGTGGACCTGGGGAATGTTTGGAGGTTTCCTTACGTATGTTATCAAAACGGTGGTG gTGCTTTCCTCATTCCCTACATTTTGATGGCCATCTTCGGTGGTGTGCCGCTCTTCTACATGGAGCTGGCACTGGGGCAGTTCCACAGAACCGGAGCCATATCCATATGGAAACACATCTGTCCTATTTTCAAAG GTATTGGATATGCCATCTGCATCATCGCTCTGTACGTGTCCTTCTACTACAACACCATCATCGCCTGGGCCCTCTTCTACTTCTACTCCTCTTTCAACAGCGTATTGCCTTGGACAAGCTGTGACAACGTGTGGAACACCCCCGACTGCACCAACTACTTTGGCATAGACAACGTCACCTGGACGAATTCCTCCAGGTCTCCTGCAGAGGAATTTTACAC GAGGAACGTTCTTGAGATCCACAAGTCGTCAGGGCTGGATAACGTTGGGAGTGTTCGCTGGCAGTTGGTGCTCTgcctttttctcattttcaccaTCGTGTACTTCAGCCTGTGGAAGGGCGTGAAGACATCAGGAAAG GTAGTGTGGGTGACCGCCACTTTACCCTACATCGTTCTTTTCATCCTCCTGATTCGAGGAGCCACTCTGCCAGGAGCCTGGAGAGGCGTGGTGTTTTACCTGAAGCCCCAGTGGGGGAAGCTGCTGGAGACCAGT GTGTGGGTGGATGCTGCAGCTCAGATATTCTTCTCACTGGGGCCAGGGTTCGGGGTCCTGCTGGCTCTCTCCAGCTACAACCCTTTCACTAATAACTGCTATCG TGATGCCATCGTGACAAGTTTGGTGAACTGCTTGACCAGCTTCGTGTCCGGGTTCGTGATCTTCACAGTGCTGGGCTACATGGCAGAGATGAGGAAGGTGGAGGTCGAGGATGTAGCCAGGGATAAAG GACCAAGTTTACTCTTCATCACGTATCCGGAGGCCATCGCAAACATGATGGGCTCAACCTTCTTCGCCATCATCTTTTTCGTGATGATGATCACGCTGGGACTGGATAGCACT TTTGGTGGGCTGGAGGCAATCATCACCGCTGTGTTGGATGAATACCCGGATCATTTCTCAAACAGACGGGAACTTTTTGTTCTGGGCTTGGTCATTGCCTGCTTTTTGGGCTCTCTGAGCACCCTTACATAT GGTGGTGCGTATGTGgtgaagctgctggaggagtTTGGAGTCGGATGCTCTATTATTGCTGTGGTTTTCCTTGAGGTCATTGCAGTGTCCTGGTTCTATG GCATCCAGAGATTCAGCAGGGATGTTGAGGCCATGTTGGGCAAAGCTCCGGGTTTATTCTGGAAGGTGTGCTGGGTCGCCATCAGTCCTGCATTTCTGGCG TACATTATAGTGAGCTCCCTGCTGAAGGCGCCGCCGCTCACACTGTTTGATTACAAGTACCCGGACTGGAGCATCATAGTGGGATACCTCATTGGCTTCTCGTCCTTCATGTGGATCCCCATCTACATGGTCTACAAGCTGGTGTGGACCCCTGGATCCCTCAAACAG AGGTTGGCGGTGTGTCTGAGACCGGAGAGGACCATTCCAGACATCCACGCTGACAGCCTCAACATGGCCTCTGTGCCATAG